The following proteins are co-located in the Streptomyces sp. DT2A-34 genome:
- the drmD gene encoding DISARM system SNF2-like helicase DrmD, which translates to MPGTTRTSEASAIVAPPKENALVQVRGQNWVVSGVEAAPAGDATVVHLQSVADGRYGDTLSVIWEVEPGRRVLPAGSLPDASTGAFDPPEQLAAFLDAVRWSAVASADVKTLQAPFRSGVAIEPYQLEPVARAVGAPRVNLLLADDVGLGKTVEAGLVAEELRLRGRAHRVMVVCPAGLTLKWRDEMADKFGLDFTVVDSACCAELRRTHSSAANPFRVFPLTIVSLPWLRTPKAQRLVDEVLPPGGATELPGRPGRRTFDLLILDEAHHVAPSAPKQIYAVDSQQTKLIRRLAPHFEHRLFLSATPHNGYQESYTALLELIDNQRFFRGGEPDKAALDDTVVRRLKTSVTDEEGNPRFHVRESKALPVEYPDTEREIHALLTRYAELRRKRVTPDRRGGRKAVDLVTLLLKKRLFSSPAAFAHTVGVHLESVRAKAKSGGKKEVPAPVETPLWITQYEDYAAELDDEELAEAEHDAITRAATVTPGSSEEEAELLERMARWGQAHQASPDAKAKELVKTLKAICLTGGTWGNERVVVFTEYRDTQDWLLNLLQQEGLAQEGRVLTLHGGKNAEEREQIRLAFQEQPTSPEGTVRILIATDAASEGIDLQDHCRHLINYDIPFNPNKLEQRIGRIDRYGQRHNPQIMHFVGAAWDKARTDVYEADLEFLARIARKVAQMEEDLGEVNAVLAEKVQLRMTGQLSDFDIEHARAKKIKGRPTGGKVDAEQNVTDQVRRLSAQLKQTTVELGITPDRVARVVNTALNLARQQPLVPCLDENAPSEDDFRQGLYTVPPLTGSWERATRGLPDKLRPDVLRPVTFDARAASGRPDIVLAHLNHPLVAMSTRLLRAAVWNADNVDLRRITAVVSDDPALETTFVGAYARFVLVGTDGQRLHEEILHAGGWLGDNGWQRRLRGVEAVASILDRALTEGRPAKERLLHRLQQSWPKTYEGLTQSVDARGKERKVSLMDRLAERQADEEQRINATLNRLQRTLRNRLGETSSATAASPTGGMDTLFGLDELKDPDERRQLADDRKRWRARLDGVEDERQRELAAIAARYREPQDHLFPVAVVFVIPAKEAY; encoded by the coding sequence ATGCCCGGAACCACCCGTACTTCCGAAGCCTCCGCAATCGTCGCGCCGCCGAAGGAGAATGCTCTCGTCCAGGTACGCGGCCAGAACTGGGTGGTGTCCGGAGTCGAAGCCGCCCCGGCCGGCGATGCCACCGTGGTGCATCTACAGTCCGTTGCCGATGGCCGCTACGGCGACACCCTCTCCGTGATATGGGAGGTCGAGCCGGGACGCCGCGTCCTCCCCGCCGGCTCCCTTCCGGACGCCTCCACCGGAGCGTTCGACCCGCCGGAGCAGCTCGCGGCCTTCCTCGACGCCGTCCGCTGGTCCGCCGTCGCTTCCGCTGACGTGAAGACGCTCCAGGCCCCCTTCCGGTCAGGGGTGGCCATCGAGCCGTACCAGCTGGAACCGGTCGCTCGCGCCGTCGGCGCCCCCCGCGTCAATCTGCTGCTCGCCGACGATGTCGGTCTCGGCAAGACCGTGGAGGCCGGACTGGTCGCCGAGGAGCTGCGGCTGCGCGGCCGGGCCCATCGCGTCATGGTTGTCTGCCCAGCGGGGCTCACCCTCAAGTGGCGCGACGAGATGGCCGACAAGTTCGGCCTCGACTTCACCGTGGTCGACTCTGCCTGCTGCGCCGAACTGCGCCGCACGCACAGCAGCGCCGCCAACCCGTTCCGAGTGTTCCCCTTGACCATCGTCAGCCTCCCCTGGTTGCGCACGCCCAAGGCGCAGCGGCTTGTCGACGAGGTGCTACCCCCGGGAGGGGCGACGGAGCTGCCGGGCCGCCCCGGGCGCCGTACCTTCGATCTGCTGATCCTGGACGAGGCACACCATGTCGCCCCGAGCGCGCCCAAGCAGATCTACGCCGTCGACTCCCAGCAGACCAAGCTGATCCGGCGTCTCGCCCCCCACTTCGAGCACCGGCTCTTCCTCTCCGCCACCCCGCACAACGGCTACCAGGAGTCGTACACCGCCCTGCTGGAACTCATCGACAACCAGCGCTTCTTCCGCGGCGGCGAGCCGGACAAGGCCGCCCTCGACGACACCGTCGTACGACGTCTGAAGACCTCCGTGACCGACGAGGAGGGCAACCCCCGCTTCCACGTCCGCGAGTCGAAGGCGCTGCCTGTCGAGTACCCCGACACCGAGCGCGAGATCCACGCCCTCCTCACCCGCTACGCAGAACTGCGCAGGAAGCGGGTCACGCCCGACCGGCGCGGCGGCCGGAAGGCCGTCGACCTGGTCACCCTGCTGCTGAAGAAGCGGCTGTTCTCCTCTCCCGCCGCCTTCGCGCACACCGTCGGCGTCCACCTCGAATCGGTACGCGCCAAGGCGAAGTCAGGCGGAAAAAAGGAGGTTCCGGCCCCGGTCGAGACCCCGCTGTGGATCACGCAGTACGAGGACTACGCCGCCGAGCTCGACGACGAGGAGCTGGCCGAGGCCGAGCACGACGCGATCACCCGCGCAGCCACGGTCACCCCGGGATCTTCCGAGGAAGAGGCCGAGCTGCTGGAGCGGATGGCCCGCTGGGGCCAGGCCCACCAGGCGTCCCCTGACGCCAAGGCCAAGGAGCTCGTCAAGACCCTCAAGGCCATCTGCCTCACCGGCGGGACCTGGGGAAACGAGCGGGTCGTCGTGTTCACCGAGTACCGCGACACCCAGGACTGGCTGCTAAACCTGCTCCAGCAGGAGGGGCTGGCCCAGGAGGGCCGCGTCCTCACCCTCCACGGCGGGAAGAATGCCGAAGAGCGCGAGCAGATCCGGCTCGCCTTCCAGGAACAGCCCACCAGCCCCGAGGGCACGGTCCGCATCCTCATCGCGACTGACGCCGCCAGCGAAGGAATTGACCTCCAAGATCATTGCCGACACCTGATCAACTACGACATCCCGTTCAACCCCAACAAGCTCGAACAGCGCATCGGCCGCATCGACCGCTACGGCCAGCGCCACAACCCGCAGATCATGCACTTCGTCGGCGCCGCCTGGGACAAAGCCAGGACGGACGTGTACGAGGCCGACCTGGAGTTCCTCGCCCGTATCGCGAGGAAAGTCGCGCAGATGGAGGAGGACCTCGGCGAGGTCAACGCCGTACTCGCGGAGAAGGTCCAGCTGCGGATGACGGGCCAGCTCAGCGACTTCGACATCGAGCACGCCCGCGCGAAGAAGATCAAGGGGCGCCCCACGGGCGGCAAGGTGGACGCCGAACAGAACGTCACCGACCAGGTGCGGCGGCTCAGCGCCCAGCTGAAGCAGACGACCGTGGAGCTCGGCATCACCCCGGACCGGGTCGCCCGCGTGGTGAACACCGCGCTGAACCTGGCCCGCCAGCAGCCGCTCGTACCGTGCCTCGACGAGAACGCGCCGTCCGAGGACGACTTCCGGCAGGGCCTGTACACCGTGCCCCCGCTGACCGGCTCGTGGGAGCGCGCCACCCGCGGCCTGCCCGACAAGCTTCGCCCCGACGTCCTTCGCCCGGTCACCTTCGATGCGCGGGCAGCTTCGGGGCGCCCCGACATCGTGCTGGCCCATCTGAACCATCCGCTGGTAGCCATGTCGACGCGGCTGCTGCGCGCGGCCGTCTGGAACGCGGACAACGTCGACCTGCGCCGGATCACGGCCGTCGTCAGCGACGACCCCGCCCTGGAGACCACGTTCGTCGGCGCGTACGCCCGCTTCGTGCTGGTCGGCACGGACGGGCAGCGCCTCCATGAGGAGATCCTGCACGCGGGTGGCTGGCTCGGCGACAACGGCTGGCAGCGTCGGCTGCGCGGAGTAGAGGCGGTCGCCTCGATCCTGGACCGAGCGCTCACCGAGGGCCGTCCCGCCAAGGAGCGCCTGCTCCACCGGCTCCAGCAGAGCTGGCCGAAGACGTACGAGGGCCTCACCCAGTCTGTCGACGCGCGCGGCAAGGAACGCAAGGTGTCCCTGATGGACCGGCTGGCCGAGCGCCAGGCCGATGAGGAGCAGCGCATCAACGCCACCCTCAACCGTCTCCAGCGCACTCTGCGGAACCGGCTCGGGGAGACCTCCTCCGCCACGGCGGCCTCCCCGACGGGCGGGATGGACACGCTCTTCGGCCTGGACGAGCTGAAGGATCCCGACGAACGCCGCCAGCTCGCCGACGACCGCAAACGTTGGCGGGCCCGGCTCGACGGTGTGGAGGACGAACGCCAGCGCGAACTCGCCGCGATCGCCGCCCGCTACCGCGAGCCGCAGGACCATCTCTTCCCTGTCGCCGTCGTCTTCGTCATCCCCGCCAAGGAGGCATACTGA
- a CDS encoding serine/threonine-protein kinase, with translation MRDQHLTRGELIDGRYELAELLGRGGMGEVWAAYDQRLDRSVAVKLLTPRTAVSRMPRRLDPQDPAVVRFTREARLMAKLEHPYVPVIHDAGTHRASRLYLVMQRVYGHTLDRLVAQRGPFPVEWAAAVGAQVCSVLVQAHGRGFVHRDLTPRNVMLTTDGTVRVLDFGIATALQPPDRPRLTDAGMVAGTPGFISPEQGKGQAATPLSDLYALGCVLYEILGGRPPFTADEPLALVVQHIADTPVPLERLRDDAPAELCDLVSRLLAKRPEDRPADAAEVREALAPWAEQAVPKAARAGTPRPGKATARPPHDGSDLPNDPPSDKAHASVPEHAPAPLATAQPSVRPAQPPSTSGAGSPAESADLRERAQRLAAEGRLSQALELLGRDLNEVLPRFDSSHPEVVSRRLAILRLQFEGQELQAAREGCLELAETLVSTRSAPDADLAACRVMAARCLGRLGHNSAALLELREALDLQKEVLPPLDPEVLETRRDIATLLAGSGSAGEALEALRHLADDQRTALPPDHQAHAEVERLVSRLGRLTRALRLPQ, from the coding sequence ATGAGGGACCAGCACCTGACGAGGGGCGAACTGATCGACGGCCGCTACGAGCTGGCGGAGCTGCTCGGCAGAGGTGGCATGGGCGAGGTGTGGGCGGCGTACGATCAGCGGCTGGACCGGTCTGTGGCGGTGAAACTGCTGACGCCACGGACGGCTGTCTCCAGGATGCCGCGCAGGCTCGATCCGCAGGACCCCGCCGTCGTCCGCTTCACCAGAGAAGCACGACTGATGGCCAAGCTGGAGCATCCGTACGTACCGGTCATCCATGATGCAGGCACCCATCGAGCGAGTCGGCTCTATCTGGTCATGCAGCGCGTGTACGGACACACGCTGGACCGGTTGGTGGCCCAGCGCGGACCCTTTCCCGTGGAGTGGGCCGCCGCGGTGGGCGCCCAGGTGTGCTCCGTGCTGGTCCAGGCTCACGGACGCGGCTTCGTCCACCGGGATCTGACGCCCCGCAACGTGATGCTCACGACAGACGGCACGGTACGCGTCCTCGACTTCGGTATCGCCACCGCCCTGCAACCACCGGACAGGCCACGGTTGACCGACGCGGGCATGGTGGCCGGAACTCCGGGCTTCATCTCTCCAGAGCAAGGCAAGGGGCAGGCGGCCACTCCCCTCAGTGATCTGTACGCACTGGGGTGCGTGCTGTACGAGATACTGGGCGGACGACCGCCGTTCACGGCCGACGAGCCGCTGGCCCTGGTGGTCCAGCACATCGCCGATACTCCAGTACCACTGGAACGGCTGCGTGACGACGCACCAGCCGAACTGTGCGACCTGGTCTCCCGCTTACTTGCGAAGCGCCCGGAGGACCGGCCGGCGGACGCAGCCGAAGTCCGGGAGGCCCTCGCGCCCTGGGCCGAGCAGGCGGTGCCGAAGGCCGCCCGCGCCGGAACGCCGAGGCCCGGCAAGGCCACCGCGCGCCCGCCGCACGATGGCAGCGACCTTCCGAACGATCCTCCTTCGGACAAAGCGCACGCATCCGTTCCGGAGCACGCCCCGGCCCCGCTCGCAACTGCACAACCTTCCGTTCGGCCAGCGCAACCGCCGTCCACCTCCGGGGCCGGGTCACCCGCGGAATCGGCGGACCTACGCGAGCGCGCGCAACGCCTTGCGGCAGAGGGACGGTTGTCACAGGCACTGGAGCTGCTGGGCAGGGATCTCAACGAGGTGCTGCCCCGTTTCGACTCCTCCCATCCGGAGGTCGTCTCCCGCCGACTGGCCATCCTCCGGTTGCAGTTCGAAGGGCAGGAACTGCAAGCGGCACGCGAGGGCTGCCTGGAGCTCGCGGAAACCCTCGTGTCGACCCGTTCCGCGCCGGACGCGGACCTCGCGGCTTGCCGGGTGATGGCGGCCCGCTGCCTTGGCCGGCTCGGGCACAACTCCGCCGCCCTCCTGGAGCTTCGCGAGGCACTCGATCTCCAGAAGGAGGTGCTTCCCCCGCTGGATCCGGAGGTGTTGGAGACCCGCCGGGACATCGCCACCCTCCTGGCGGGCTCAGGCTCGGCTGGTGAAGCCCTGGAGGCTCTGCGCCACCTCGCCGACGACCAACGGACCGCGCTGCCTCCCGACCATCAGGCCCACGCCGAGGTGGAGCGTCTGGTCAGCCGCCTGGGCAGACTGACCCGCGCGCTCCGCCTCCCGCAGTGA
- a CDS encoding DUF5615 family PIN-like protein, which yields MKLLLDENVPRPMAEIVRILLKAHEVVHVHELKGWTGTKDIELYAKAKTDGFEVVITNDTKQLSRPLEVAAIAQSGLHRIEYRQNNKHGGLVGLGTAIATVCAALPHALSELEAADGQRLVSLTSIDPTRQKRLQITDPAVAPPKHWPGRDSTAES from the coding sequence TTGAAACTGCTGCTTGACGAGAACGTGCCCCGTCCCATGGCCGAGATCGTGCGCATCTTGCTGAAGGCGCATGAAGTCGTCCACGTCCACGAGCTCAAGGGCTGGACGGGCACGAAGGACATCGAGCTGTACGCCAAGGCCAAGACCGACGGCTTCGAGGTCGTCATCACCAACGACACCAAGCAGCTCAGCCGGCCACTCGAAGTGGCGGCCATCGCACAGTCGGGCCTGCATCGCATCGAGTACCGCCAGAACAACAAGCACGGTGGCCTGGTGGGCCTGGGCACGGCGATCGCCACTGTCTGCGCGGCCCTTCCTCACGCCCTGTCCGAACTCGAAGCAGCTGACGGCCAGCGTCTCGTCTCTCTGACGTCGATCGACCCGACCCGGCAGAAGCGCCTCCAGATCACGGACCCGGCCGTCGCCCCGCCGAAGCACTGGCCGGGGCGCGATTCGACCGCTGAGTCCTGA
- a CDS encoding DUF433 domain-containing protein, whose product MSYEPKLAAALSGATLRQLSHWRRASGPKGAVLVPEISSERPILYSFRDVVALRICVQLREEASLQKIRRALNTLREDLGEWEHLSSYKLVAGPDTIYLAEPDHAVDLIKGGNVVIHQMVDVLAPFYKDGRSIPALLTPREHVAVDESVRGGEPVIQGTRIPASDVAALVRDGIPPDQIGEFYPGVTAEAARDAADFSEYVDSYGSSEPRQVVA is encoded by the coding sequence GTGTCGTACGAACCCAAACTCGCCGCGGCTCTTTCCGGCGCGACGCTGCGCCAGCTGTCCCACTGGCGCCGAGCCTCTGGGCCCAAGGGCGCCGTGCTCGTGCCCGAGATCTCCAGCGAGAGGCCGATCCTCTACTCGTTCCGCGACGTTGTCGCACTCCGCATCTGTGTGCAGCTGCGCGAAGAGGCTTCGTTGCAGAAGATCCGCCGTGCGCTGAACACGCTCCGGGAGGACCTCGGCGAGTGGGAGCACCTCTCCTCGTACAAACTCGTCGCGGGCCCGGACACGATCTATCTGGCTGAACCCGACCATGCCGTAGACCTGATCAAGGGAGGCAACGTGGTCATCCACCAGATGGTGGATGTTCTCGCGCCCTTCTATAAGGACGGCCGCAGCATTCCCGCTCTGCTCACCCCCCGTGAGCACGTCGCGGTCGACGAGTCGGTCCGAGGTGGCGAACCGGTCATCCAAGGCACCAGGATCCCGGCGTCAGATGTCGCCGCCCTCGTAAGAGACGGCATCCCGCCGGATCAGATCGGTGAGTTCTACCCAGGCGTGACGGCCGAGGCCGCCCGGGACGCCGCCGACTTCAGTGAGTACGTCGACAGCTATGGCAGCAGCGAGCCCCGGCAGGTCGTCGCTTGA
- a CDS encoding TIGR02677 family protein, translating to MGASASGAGQDADEEARRRLNAYTYLSAPERLEHVAIMRVFCGTLLADLAVPDIMAKLRQTGASAAGLDADTLTVRLEQLVQWGNLLRSSHTVNASSISEYQRSRSRYQLSKLGERIQRDADGVLAEADAAREVSNELLALVERGLRELADLVTAPGGVEPQDGLERISTLFVQFTEFADSIRDFYAYLGQVLSRYDLDSAEYQGFKELLLDYVEAITEDVAFRAPRISAALDTLWTHIPALLDRLDSHAQGLTGLSAQAQGESRPDVRIQRSRGREFADWEGLRGWFSNTDGQGSQVDQLRDATLRALQSLLANAKRMLRSATGEMSRRKDLLRLARWFDEAAPRDAHDIAVAAFGLYGARHLGIPPATDEVVPAYTSWWTGPVVEVPVALRERGSRAQRGRASAVEDHSAQKQLLREAARQRAAARAAAADELRSASGRFAEVHLTSAALGLLLELLATALGNAQLSRPVSTDGERTAGFDLDSASSEDAELRIRLTVRRTAGTRTVLYSADGDLLLDDLELDIGRTSAAVDGEAEASVS from the coding sequence ATGGGGGCATCAGCATCCGGTGCAGGTCAGGACGCCGACGAGGAGGCGCGGCGGCGGCTGAACGCGTACACGTACCTCAGCGCGCCCGAACGGCTGGAGCACGTCGCGATCATGCGGGTCTTCTGCGGAACGCTGCTGGCGGATCTCGCCGTCCCGGACATCATGGCGAAATTGCGCCAGACCGGCGCTTCCGCCGCAGGACTCGACGCCGACACCCTCACGGTCCGACTGGAACAGCTGGTCCAGTGGGGAAACCTGCTCCGCAGCAGCCACACGGTGAACGCGTCCAGCATCAGTGAGTACCAGCGATCCCGCTCGCGCTACCAGCTGTCGAAACTGGGCGAACGTATCCAGCGGGACGCCGACGGAGTCCTGGCCGAGGCCGACGCCGCCCGCGAGGTGAGCAACGAACTGCTGGCACTGGTCGAGCGCGGACTACGGGAGCTGGCCGACCTCGTGACCGCGCCGGGCGGCGTCGAGCCGCAGGACGGACTGGAGCGGATCAGCACGCTGTTCGTGCAGTTCACCGAGTTCGCGGACTCCATACGCGACTTCTATGCCTATCTCGGCCAGGTGCTGTCCCGCTACGACCTGGACAGCGCCGAGTACCAGGGCTTCAAGGAGCTGCTCCTGGACTACGTCGAGGCAATCACGGAGGACGTGGCGTTCCGCGCGCCCCGGATCTCGGCGGCGTTGGACACCCTGTGGACGCACATCCCGGCTCTGCTGGACCGGCTGGACTCTCATGCCCAGGGGCTCACCGGGCTCTCGGCGCAGGCGCAGGGCGAAAGCCGCCCAGACGTCCGGATCCAGCGCAGCCGCGGCCGCGAATTCGCGGACTGGGAGGGCCTGCGCGGCTGGTTCAGCAACACCGACGGCCAAGGCAGCCAGGTCGACCAGCTACGCGATGCCACCCTGCGCGCGTTGCAGTCGCTGCTCGCCAACGCCAAGCGGATGCTGCGGTCAGCCACCGGGGAGATGTCCCGGCGCAAGGATCTGCTGCGGCTGGCCCGCTGGTTCGACGAAGCGGCGCCGCGGGACGCACACGACATCGCCGTCGCCGCATTCGGGCTGTACGGCGCCCGCCATCTGGGCATACCTCCGGCCACCGACGAGGTGGTGCCCGCCTACACGAGCTGGTGGACCGGCCCGGTGGTCGAGGTACCGGTGGCCCTGCGGGAGAGAGGCAGCCGCGCCCAGCGGGGCCGGGCCTCCGCGGTGGAGGACCACTCCGCGCAGAAGCAGCTGCTGAGGGAGGCAGCCCGTCAGCGGGCAGCGGCCAGAGCAGCGGCAGCCGACGAACTGCGCAGCGCGTCCGGCCGGTTCGCCGAGGTACACCTCACGTCAGCGGCGCTCGGCCTGCTCCTGGAGCTGCTGGCCACAGCGCTCGGGAACGCACAGCTCAGCAGGCCCGTCAGCACGGACGGGGAGAGGACGGCGGGGTTCGACCTCGACTCGGCCAGCAGTGAAGACGCCGAACTGCGTATCCGCCTCACCGTGCGCCGGACGGCGGGCACGCGAACGGTGCTGTACTCGGCCGACGGCGACCTGCTGCTGGACGACCTGGAGCTGGACATCGGTCGCACCTCCGCCGCGGTCGACGGCGAAGCGGAGGCGAGCGTGTCATGA
- a CDS encoding TIGR02678 family protein yields the protein MTLPSTHDVALAAERRTAARLLLAHPLIASDGPHADLFPLIRRHADWLGKRFQQVLGYRLLVDSSYARLFKAGLGAGSGHRLERSTGTPFTPHTYACLALALSVLVTAPEQMLLSHLVADIRAAAADAGIELEEMGRAAGKRTLVAALRQLVDWGVLIETEGHVAALAQEAGGEALITIDRELARVVVAGPLSQARDGADLVRRAADPGFGGPRTYVRRTLVETPVVHLDELTDAERDWLRTRQRREAQAFSELLGLEMEIRAEGVALVDPEEELTDLHLPGTGTVAQAALLLAERLVERLRPQEPGHPATGGTLVIGVAVPDGLVDEVLAGLIAEYGQRSNWQRGYLEDLPSLREAVLDLLVRMRLMARAGRLRAEGEGLPEGYVEEAPEGRTVTDVHGARPGGDGWVLLAAAARYATHVTVRPATAAGKGTDVQEELPL from the coding sequence ATGACCCTCCCCTCGACTCACGACGTAGCCCTGGCAGCCGAGCGCCGCACCGCCGCCCGGCTGCTGCTCGCCCACCCGCTGATCGCGTCGGACGGCCCGCACGCCGACCTCTTCCCGCTGATCCGCAGGCACGCCGACTGGCTGGGCAAACGGTTCCAGCAGGTGCTCGGCTACCGCCTGCTGGTCGACAGCTCCTATGCCAGGCTGTTCAAGGCGGGGCTGGGGGCGGGTTCGGGTCATCGGCTGGAGCGCTCCACCGGCACCCCGTTCACCCCACACACGTACGCCTGCCTCGCGCTGGCCCTGTCCGTGCTGGTGACCGCGCCCGAGCAGATGCTGCTGTCACACCTGGTCGCCGATATCAGGGCTGCAGCGGCCGACGCCGGGATCGAGCTGGAGGAAATGGGCCGAGCGGCCGGGAAGCGGACCCTGGTCGCGGCTCTGCGCCAGCTCGTCGACTGGGGCGTGCTCATCGAGACCGAGGGCCATGTGGCCGCGCTTGCGCAGGAGGCGGGCGGAGAAGCCCTGATCACGATAGATCGGGAGTTGGCACGCGTGGTCGTCGCCGGCCCGCTCTCCCAGGCACGGGACGGCGCCGACCTGGTCCGGCGGGCAGCGGACCCGGGCTTCGGCGGGCCGCGCACCTACGTGCGCCGGACGCTCGTCGAGACGCCCGTCGTTCACCTCGACGAGCTGACGGACGCCGAGCGTGACTGGCTGCGCACCCGGCAGCGCCGGGAGGCCCAGGCTTTCTCCGAACTCCTGGGTCTGGAGATGGAGATCCGTGCCGAGGGCGTGGCGCTGGTGGATCCCGAGGAGGAGCTGACGGATCTGCACCTGCCGGGCACCGGGACCGTCGCACAGGCCGCGCTGCTGCTGGCGGAACGGCTCGTGGAGCGGCTTCGGCCGCAGGAGCCGGGGCATCCGGCGACCGGCGGGACGCTCGTCATCGGGGTGGCCGTCCCGGACGGCCTGGTGGATGAGGTGCTGGCCGGGCTGATCGCTGAGTACGGGCAGCGCAGCAACTGGCAGCGCGGCTACCTGGAGGACCTTCCCTCCCTGCGAGAGGCCGTATTGGACCTCCTGGTCCGCATGCGGCTGATGGCCCGCGCGGGCCGGCTGCGCGCCGAGGGCGAAGGACTGCCGGAGGGGTACGTCGAAGAGGCGCCGGAAGGACGCACGGTGACCGATGTCCATGGCGCACGGCCCGGCGGCGACGGCTGGGTGCTGCTGGCCGCAGCGGCCCGCTACGCCACCCACGTCACGGTGCGCCCGGCCACCGCAGCAGGCAAAGGCACTGACGTTCAAGAGGAGTTGCCGCTATGA